In Candidatus Kaistella beijingensis, a genomic segment contains:
- the uvrB gene encoding excinuclease ABC subunit UvrB has translation MHFQLQSEYQPTGDQPQAIEKLTNGLEIGEKYQTLLGVTGSGKTFTVANVVNNVQKPTLVLAHNKTLAAQLFMEFKEFFPENAVEYFVSYYDYYQPEAFIASTNTYIEKDLSINEEVEKLRLSATASLLSGRRDVLIVASVSCIYGIGNPTEFNKSLISIEKNQKMSRTNLLHSLVNALYARTLNEFQRGTFRVKGDVVDVYPAYADNAIRIQFFGDEIETIQSFDPVSGNVMANFDQIQIYPANLFVTSKETQQNAIREIQDDMVKQVDFFNEIEKPFEAKRLQERTELDLEMMKELGYCSGIENYSRYFDGRLPDSRPFCLLDYFPKDYLMVIDESHVTIPQVHAMYGGDRSRKEVLVEHGFRLPAAMDNRPLKFEEFEGMQNQVIYVSATPADYELEKSGGEYIEQIIRPTGLLDPVIEIRPSLNQVDDLMEEIQKRAEVDERTLVTTLTKKMAEELTKYFTKFGIRTRYIHSDVETLERIQIMQDLRVGLFDVLVGVNLLREGLDLPEVSLVAILDADKEGMLRSRRSMIQTVGRAARNINGKAIMYADKITKSMQATIDETNYRREKQMEYNKKHGLVPTALNKKISEVLVGRSKDFPDSKYTQKEILQKVAEERASYGSEDLEKVIAEKQKAMEKAAKNLDFITAAKLRDEISVLKG, from the coding sequence ATGCACTTCCAACTTCAATCAGAATATCAACCAACCGGCGACCAACCGCAAGCAATCGAAAAATTGACAAACGGTCTCGAAATTGGCGAAAAATACCAAACGCTTCTCGGCGTGACCGGTTCCGGGAAAACTTTTACAGTAGCAAATGTGGTGAATAATGTGCAGAAACCAACTTTAGTTTTGGCGCACAACAAAACTTTGGCGGCGCAACTTTTCATGGAATTTAAAGAATTTTTCCCTGAAAATGCCGTGGAATATTTCGTGAGTTATTACGATTACTATCAACCGGAAGCATTTATCGCTTCGACAAACACCTATATCGAAAAAGATTTGTCCATCAACGAAGAAGTAGAAAAACTGCGACTTTCGGCAACGGCGAGTTTGCTTTCTGGAAGAAGAGATGTTTTGATTGTTGCTTCGGTTTCCTGCATTTACGGTATCGGAAATCCGACCGAATTTAATAAGTCATTGATCTCCATTGAGAAAAATCAGAAAATGTCGCGCACGAATTTGCTTCATTCTTTGGTGAATGCTTTGTATGCGAGAACTTTAAACGAATTTCAGCGCGGAACATTTCGGGTAAAAGGCGATGTTGTGGATGTTTATCCAGCTTATGCGGACAATGCGATTCGAATTCAGTTTTTTGGCGATGAGATTGAAACCATTCAAAGTTTCGACCCTGTTTCCGGAAATGTGATGGCGAATTTTGACCAAATTCAAATTTATCCCGCGAATTTGTTTGTGACTTCTAAAGAAACGCAACAAAATGCGATTCGTGAAATTCAGGACGATATGGTAAAACAGGTGGATTTCTTTAATGAAATCGAAAAACCATTTGAAGCAAAACGTTTGCAGGAAAGAACCGAACTCGATTTGGAAATGATGAAGGAGCTCGGTTATTGCAGCGGAATTGAAAATTATTCAAGATATTTTGATGGACGACTTCCCGATTCGCGTCCGTTCTGTCTTCTCGATTATTTTCCAAAGGATTATTTGATGGTGATTGATGAAAGTCACGTAACGATTCCACAAGTTCATGCGATGTACGGCGGAGACAGAAGCAGAAAAGAAGTTTTGGTGGAACACGGTTTCCGACTTCCTGCGGCAATGGATAACCGACCTTTGAAATTTGAGGAATTTGAAGGGATGCAAAATCAGGTGATTTATGTTTCCGCAACTCCCGCTGATTATGAACTTGAAAAAAGCGGGGGTGAATATATCGAGCAAATTATTCGTCCCACAGGACTTTTGGATCCTGTGATTGAAATTCGACCTTCCTTAAACCAAGTTGATGATTTAATGGAAGAAATTCAAAAACGAGCGGAAGTTGACGAACGAACTTTGGTGACGACTTTAACCAAAAAAATGGCGGAAGAACTTACCAAATATTTTACAAAATTCGGAATCAGAACACGTTACATTCATTCCGATGTCGAAACTTTGGAACGCATTCAGATTATGCAGGATTTGCGTGTCGGACTTTTCGATGTGTTGGTTGGAGTAAACCTTTTGCGTGAAGGTCTCGATTTACCGGAAGTTTCGTTGGTGGCGATTTTGGATGCTGATAAAGAAGGAATGCTTCGTTCGCGCCGTTCGATGATTCAGACGGTTGGTCGAGCTGCAAGAAATATCAATGGGAAAGCGATTATGTATGCCGACAAAATCACCAAATCAATGCAGGCAACGATTGACGAAACCAATTACCGCCGTGAAAAGCAGATGGAATACAATAAAAAACACGGATTGGTTCCAACGGCTTTAAACAAAAAAATCTCCGAAGTTTTGGTGGGAAGAAGCAAAGATTTCCCGGATTCAAAATATACCCAAAAAGAAATTTTGCAGAAAGTGGCAGAAGAAAGAGCAAGTTACGGAAGCGAAGATTTAGAAAAAGTGATTGCCGAAAAACAGAAAGCGATGGAAAAAGCAGCAAAAAATTTGGATTTTATTACGGCTGCGAAATTAAGGGATGAGATTTCGGTGTTGAAGGGTTGA
- a CDS encoding DUF3820 family protein produces MSNEFPNPEILKEICEVEMPFGKYKGTILADLPINYLEWFQREGMPKGKLGMQLSTIYEIKLNGLLDLLTPIRGKVDYAKPKKRVYKF; encoded by the coding sequence ATGTCAAACGAATTTCCGAATCCCGAAATACTAAAAGAAATCTGCGAAGTTGAAATGCCTTTCGGAAAATATAAAGGTACCATTCTCGCCGATTTGCCTATCAATTATTTGGAGTGGTTTCAGCGCGAAGGAATGCCAAAAGGAAAATTGGGAATGCAACTTTCAACAATTTATGAAATAAAATTAAATGGTTTGTTGGATTTGTTGACACCAATTCGTGGAAAAGTAGATTATGCAAAACCGAAGAAGAGGGTTTATAAGTTTTGA
- a CDS encoding AI-2E family transporter — protein sequence MPNRKHQISGVKIKQIFLLLVIIVLIGLICTNLSMFIPSVLGAITLYIITRKYNLYLQEVKEWKPWLASTVLILATLFILILPIYFIGDLLIEKLGNASAYMQKFNVFVDKIHDFVYQKTGFDILSKDNLDELKKNVGKLSTNALSGTFNTLTVVMSMYFILYFMLEKPRLFERLIKTSAPLKKANVNLLGEKIQKMVIANAIGIPVVAVGQGLVALIGYLIFGAPSAVLLFALTCVASMLPIVGAAIVYVPVCIFMIAEGNIGPGLGLAAYCLIAVGLTDNLLRFTLLKRLENIHPLNTVFGIIMGMNLFGFMGLIFGPILISITVLLIQVYRDEFSSDENELIMPEPKEIEKKIDLTI from the coding sequence ATGCCGAACCGAAAACACCAAATCAGCGGAGTGAAAATAAAGCAGATTTTTTTGCTTCTCGTCATCATCGTACTTATCGGGTTGATTTGCACGAACCTATCGATGTTTATCCCATCGGTTTTGGGAGCGATTACGCTTTATATTATTACACGAAAATACAATCTTTACCTACAAGAAGTCAAAGAATGGAAACCGTGGCTTGCTTCCACCGTTTTAATTTTGGCGACTTTATTTATCTTGATTTTGCCAATATATTTCATCGGAGATTTGCTGATTGAAAAATTGGGAAATGCTTCAGCTTATATGCAGAAATTCAATGTTTTTGTAGATAAAATTCATGATTTCGTTTACCAGAAAACGGGCTTTGATATTTTAAGCAAAGACAATTTAGACGAGCTTAAAAAGAATGTTGGAAAACTCTCCACGAATGCATTAAGTGGAACTTTCAATACGTTGACCGTGGTGATGTCAATGTATTTCATTCTCTACTTCATGTTAGAGAAACCAAGGCTTTTTGAAAGATTGATCAAAACTTCTGCTCCATTAAAAAAAGCAAACGTAAATTTACTGGGGGAAAAAATTCAAAAAATGGTCATTGCAAACGCGATCGGAATTCCGGTTGTGGCGGTTGGACAAGGTTTGGTTGCGTTGATTGGTTATCTGATTTTTGGTGCACCAAGTGCGGTTTTACTTTTCGCTTTAACCTGCGTTGCATCAATGTTGCCCATTGTAGGAGCTGCGATTGTTTACGTTCCGGTTTGTATTTTTATGATTGCGGAAGGAAATATTGGTCCCGGTTTAGGTTTGGCTGCCTATTGTTTGATTGCAGTTGGATTAACCGATAACTTATTGAGATTCACTCTTTTGAAAAGATTAGAAAACATTCATCCTTTAAATACCGTTTTTGGAATTATCATGGGAATGAATCTTTTCGGTTTTATGGGTTTGATTTTCGGACCGATTTTGATTTCAATTACCGTTCTTTTAATTCAGGTTTATCGGGACGAATTCAGCAGCGACGAGAATGAATTGATTATGCCGGAACCGAAGGAGATTGAGAAAAAGATTGATTTAACTATCTAA
- a CDS encoding beta-carotene 15,15'-monooxygenase: MDFQEFSQQNQPQKSTSEIISHAFETYKGVFLYAILAMVLYFVASMLIQPISGFDSRAFSEEITSADGDFTSIDIWSIPGMKLYYGLSGLLGLLLAPLYVGVIYVANKYNFKQPVNFSDLFIGYKQNFLNIVIYSLISSIIFTVTFMMCLLPGLLVMPFLMLGYPILLFENASFADALSKSFNIAKENYGTFLGVSLLSLLISISGILLCGIGIIATMPFFLVAMYSIYCAFLGRPRQIEFKN, translated from the coding sequence ATGGACTTTCAAGAATTTAGTCAACAAAATCAGCCGCAGAAATCCACTTCGGAAATAATTTCCCACGCTTTTGAAACGTATAAAGGCGTCTTCCTGTACGCAATTTTGGCGATGGTGCTTTACTTTGTGGCATCAATGCTTATTCAGCCGATTTCAGGATTTGATTCTCGTGCATTTTCGGAAGAAATTACTTCTGCAGATGGGGATTTCACTTCAATTGATATTTGGTCGATTCCAGGTATGAAGCTTTATTATGGTCTCTCAGGACTTTTGGGATTGCTCTTGGCGCCGCTTTATGTAGGTGTGATTTATGTGGCGAACAAATACAATTTTAAACAACCTGTCAACTTTTCGGATTTATTTATCGGTTACAAGCAAAATTTTTTAAACATTGTTATTTACAGCTTGATCTCTAGTATTATATTTACGGTTACTTTCATGATGTGTTTACTTCCAGGATTATTGGTAATGCCGTTCCTGATGTTGGGTTACCCAATCTTGCTGTTTGAGAACGCTAGTTTTGCCGACGCTTTAAGCAAATCTTTCAACATTGCCAAAGAAAATTATGGAACCTTTTTAGGTGTTTCGTTACTTTCTTTATTAATCAGTATTTCAGGAATTTTACTTTGCGGAATTGGAATTATTGCAACAATGCCTTTCTTTTTGGTAGCGATGTACTCCATTTATTGCGCATTTTTAGGAAGACCGCGACAAATTGAATTCAAAAATTAA
- a CDS encoding aminodeoxychorismate synthase component I, with protein sequence MNSIFHPNFNRMDELSQQKVPFFFMVDFLMEKVEVFTENELSASSLLIDFEKFTNFSFPHKSNKILELHSFPQSKETYKKGFDVVQKNLKLGNSYLTNYTCKTEIETNFSLEEIFHFSKAKYKVLYPDKFVFFSPETFVEIIENEIFTHPMKGTIDATKENAVEVLKNDVKEKAEHYTVVDLLRNDLSMVADEVQVIEFQRIDFIKTKQKNLYAMSSEISGKLKPDFQNKIGSVIKTLLPAGSILGAPKAKTLEIILEAETYERGFYTGVCGWFDGKNLDSCVMIRFIEKENGKMYFKSGGGITHLSNLVDEYQEMKNKIYVPIL encoded by the coding sequence ATGAATTCCATATTTCACCCGAATTTTAATCGAATGGATGAACTTTCACAGCAGAAAGTTCCTTTCTTTTTTATGGTGGATTTCTTAATGGAAAAAGTGGAAGTTTTTACAGAAAATGAATTATCAGCATCGAGCTTGTTAATTGATTTTGAAAAGTTTACAAACTTCAGTTTCCCACACAAATCAAATAAAATCCTTGAACTTCATTCTTTCCCGCAATCAAAGGAAACGTATAAAAAAGGATTTGATGTTGTTCAAAAAAACCTTAAACTCGGAAATTCTTATCTCACCAATTATACCTGCAAAACCGAAATTGAAACCAATTTTTCTTTAGAAGAAATTTTTCATTTTTCAAAAGCGAAATACAAAGTTTTGTATCCAGACAAATTCGTATTTTTTTCCCCTGAAACTTTTGTTGAAATTATTGAAAATGAAATTTTTACGCATCCAATGAAGGGAACAATTGATGCTACAAAAGAAAACGCAGTGGAGGTTTTAAAGAATGATGTGAAGGAAAAAGCGGAACACTACACTGTCGTCGATTTACTGCGAAACGATTTGAGCATGGTTGCCGATGAAGTTCAAGTGATTGAATTTCAACGAATAGACTTCATTAAAACCAAACAGAAAAATCTGTATGCGATGAGTTCTGAAATTTCGGGAAAATTGAAACCGGATTTTCAAAATAAAATTGGAAGCGTGATAAAAACTTTACTTCCTGCAGGTTCGATTCTCGGTGCGCCAAAAGCAAAAACTTTGGAAATTATTTTGGAGGCGGAAACTTACGAACGTGGTTTTTATACTGGAGTTTGCGGTTGGTTTGACGGGAAAAATCTCGATTCCTGTGTGATGATTCGGTTCATCGAAAAAGAAAATGGAAAAATGTACTTCAAAAGTGGTGGCGGAATCACACATTTGAGTAATTTAGTCGACGAATATCAAGAAATGAAAAACAAAATTTATGTCCCAATTCTTTGA
- a CDS encoding aminotransferase class IV, protein MSQFFESIKIEDQKIFLLDLHQKRVNETFANFGKEGSIDLGKIFKSLNHDEDGLFKLRISYDLDKSFRTQMIPYAISEINDFQLVENNLYDYSFKFEDRKEFERMKIKAKADEIIIVKNNHITDTSFSNLLFKKGKEWFTPNTFLLNGVQRQHLLKNKKIKEVEITPQNLKQFSHFQIINSMNDFDDMFIYPISKITNLPESGEYLEI, encoded by the coding sequence ATGTCCCAATTCTTTGAAAGCATTAAAATAGAAGACCAAAAAATATTTCTTCTCGACCTTCACCAAAAGCGTGTCAATGAGACTTTCGCCAATTTTGGGAAAGAAGGCTCCATCGATTTGGGTAAGATTTTCAAAAGTTTAAATCACGATGAAGACGGTTTGTTCAAACTCCGAATTTCTTATGATTTGGATAAAAGTTTTAGAACGCAAATGATTCCGTATGCGATTTCGGAAATCAATGATTTCCAGTTGGTTGAAAATAATTTGTACGATTATTCCTTCAAATTTGAAGACCGAAAAGAGTTTGAAAGAATGAAGATCAAGGCAAAAGCTGACGAAATCATCATCGTAAAAAATAATCATATTACCGACACCTCGTTTTCAAATCTGCTTTTCAAAAAGGGAAAGGAATGGTTTACGCCAAATACATTTCTTCTGAATGGTGTTCAGCGACAACATTTGCTGAAAAACAAAAAGATTAAAGAAGTGGAAATTACCCCGCAGAATCTTAAGCAATTCTCTCACTTTCAGATTATTAATTCGATGAACGATTTCGACGACATGTTTATTTATCCGATTTCTAAAATCACCAATCTGCCTGAAAGCGGAGAATATCTTGAGATTTGA
- a CDS encoding DUF5686 family protein, protein MKEIQLIKPFARVLQLLILVFTATFSYSQNKISGKIVDANTQKPISGVEIFINNKEKSEMISADGKFQIQSDSGVATATFVKKNFKTEIVNFQNLIFENLTVKMQPEKVEQIQEVVLVAGNKKKYKNKKENPAYAIMQEVWKRKKTNGLANYDDYQFKEYEKIEIGISNIDSAFMDKKIFNKLEFVFKYADSSDFDKKLNLPVFLNETLYKIYGKNKPEKKENKIILANKFSGFNNNELIASTAKNQFKEVNLYDNTLNFFNIGFPSPVGTDGFATYDYTLSDSLVVDGTDAYEIKYFPKRKEVLAFQGVLYISKDTYNIVKATLKSTNKINMNFVNGIYLETEYDAPNDSVFIAKRTYSELEMSIFSKKKDAKGAVFKRTQVFSDYLFNTDFDDQHLAENNQTLSDENLKKPDEFWDKERTEPLEETEKNIYKMVSELEQVPKFKRIVNAVEIVNSGYINAWKAIDFGDIFSVFGYNEVEGFRLRAGARTYFSHNDLWRIEGYTAYGFRDQKWKYGFEGRYMFNRENRATIGFGGRNDVIQLGAQLTNDDGIMNRSFASSSIFSSGSNSSLSWLRQNNLFFSIEPVKNFQVRLDASLQNIKSANPTKFNLDFYKKGELKSETNDFHTTFSLIAKPGAKYSQYGVDRYEFTTLSPVFVLKFTHGFENVLKGDFDYNKLQFLYSQPIILGNYGKTIINFEAGKNFNTVPLALQNIIPGNQSYNLIPGTFALLKYYEFVADAYSTLNIEHHFNGKLISYLPLIKKLKMRELVFFRGAYGTLSEVSKNINFENTLYSAPDQQIYYEYGFGLENIGFGNFKLLRLDFNWRGNYLDRPEVSKFGVKFGLQMNF, encoded by the coding sequence ATGAAAGAAATTCAGTTAATAAAGCCTTTTGCTCGGGTTTTACAACTTTTAATTTTAGTTTTTACTGCTACTTTTTCATACTCCCAAAATAAGATTTCTGGGAAAATTGTTGATGCAAACACTCAAAAACCGATTTCGGGAGTTGAGATTTTCATTAATAATAAGGAAAAATCGGAGATGATTTCTGCGGACGGGAAATTTCAGATACAATCTGACTCTGGAGTTGCAACGGCAACATTTGTAAAGAAAAATTTTAAGACAGAAATTGTAAATTTTCAAAATTTAATTTTCGAAAATTTAACCGTGAAAATGCAGCCTGAAAAAGTGGAGCAAATTCAGGAGGTCGTTTTGGTCGCCGGTAACAAAAAAAAATACAAAAACAAAAAAGAAAATCCAGCTTACGCCATTATGCAGGAAGTTTGGAAACGAAAGAAAACCAATGGCTTGGCTAATTACGACGATTATCAATTCAAAGAATATGAAAAAATTGAGATCGGGATAAGCAATATTGATTCGGCGTTCATGGACAAGAAAATTTTCAACAAATTGGAGTTTGTCTTTAAATATGCCGATTCTTCCGACTTTGATAAAAAGTTGAATTTACCCGTCTTCCTGAACGAAACGCTTTACAAAATCTACGGAAAAAACAAGCCCGAAAAAAAGGAAAACAAAATAATTCTTGCCAACAAATTTTCGGGATTCAATAATAATGAACTCATTGCTTCTACGGCGAAAAACCAGTTCAAGGAAGTGAATTTATATGATAACACGCTCAATTTCTTTAATATAGGATTTCCAAGTCCGGTTGGAACCGATGGATTTGCAACCTATGATTATACTTTGTCGGATTCGCTTGTCGTGGACGGAACAGATGCCTATGAAATAAAATATTTCCCGAAAAGAAAGGAGGTTTTGGCGTTTCAAGGGGTTTTATACATCTCGAAAGACACGTATAATATTGTAAAAGCAACCTTGAAATCGACCAACAAAATCAATATGAATTTCGTGAATGGAATCTATCTCGAAACAGAATATGACGCACCAAATGATTCGGTTTTCATTGCTAAACGGACTTATTCCGAGTTGGAGATGTCAATTTTCAGCAAGAAAAAAGATGCGAAAGGTGCGGTTTTCAAAAGGACGCAGGTTTTTAGCGACTACTTATTCAATACTGATTTTGATGACCAACATTTGGCTGAAAACAATCAGACTTTAAGTGACGAAAACCTGAAAAAACCCGATGAATTCTGGGACAAAGAAAGAACGGAACCATTGGAAGAAACTGAAAAGAACATCTATAAAATGGTGTCGGAATTGGAGCAGGTTCCAAAATTCAAACGGATTGTTAATGCGGTGGAAATTGTTAATTCAGGTTACATTAACGCTTGGAAAGCGATTGATTTTGGTGACATTTTTTCCGTTTTTGGTTATAACGAGGTGGAAGGTTTTCGTTTGAGAGCGGGTGCAAGAACGTATTTTTCACACAACGATCTTTGGCGAATCGAAGGTTACACTGCGTATGGATTCAGAGACCAAAAATGGAAATACGGTTTTGAAGGTAGATACATGTTCAATCGTGAAAACCGCGCCACAATTGGTTTTGGCGGAAGAAATGACGTGATACAGCTTGGCGCACAATTAACCAATGACGATGGAATTATGAACCGTTCGTTCGCTTCTTCCTCGATTTTTTCTTCAGGGAGTAACTCTTCTTTGAGCTGGTTGCGACAGAATAATTTGTTTTTTTCCATAGAACCTGTGAAAAATTTTCAGGTTCGTTTGGATGCGTCTTTACAAAATATTAAGTCGGCTAATCCCACAAAATTCAATTTGGATTTTTACAAAAAAGGCGAGTTGAAATCAGAAACCAATGATTTTCACACGACTTTCAGTTTAATTGCAAAACCGGGCGCAAAGTATTCACAGTATGGCGTTGACCGATATGAGTTTACCACGCTTTCTCCAGTTTTTGTTCTAAAATTTACGCACGGATTTGAGAATGTTTTGAAAGGAGATTTTGATTATAACAAACTTCAGTTTTTGTATTCGCAACCAATTATTTTAGGGAATTACGGAAAAACCATTATCAATTTCGAGGCAGGGAAAAACTTCAACACCGTTCCGCTTGCTTTACAAAATATTATTCCTGGAAACCAATCCTACAACTTGATTCCCGGAACTTTTGCGTTGCTGAAGTATTACGAATTTGTTGCAGATGCTTACTCTACGTTGAATATTGAACATCATTTTAACGGAAAGTTGATTTCTTATCTTCCTTTGATCAAGAAATTGAAAATGAGGGAACTCGTCTTTTTCCGTGGTGCGTATGGAACTTTGAGCGAAGTATCCAAAAATATCAATTTTGAAAACACGCTATACTCCGCTCCTGACCAACAAATTTATTACGAATACGGATTTGGTTTGGAGAATATTGGTTTCGGAAACTTCAAATTACTTCGACTCGATTTCAACTGGCGCGGAAATTACCTCGACCGTCCCGAAGTTTCAAAATTTGGGGTGAAGTTTGGTTTGCAGATGAATTTTTAG
- the menD gene encoding 2-succinyl-5-enolpyruvyl-6-hydroxy-3-cyclohexene-1-carboxylic-acid synthase — MKQFSSKRSIQILAHLLKEYGIFNFVISPGSRNAPLAIHFSETDEFNCYSIVDERSAGFVALGMAKSEKKPVAITCTSGSAAANYYPAITEAFYQNVPLLVLTADRPTDFVDIFDGQTIRQKDLYSQHSYGDFQLLEDGKENADEQNFDLIKKAIELCFEKKGPVHINIPLEEPLYEMVSELPTFPPVEKTIQKKSFEIPSNLVAEWNTSKRIMILVGTRDYSEELEMQLSQLVKNHSAVVLCEANSNLRNENFFSHIDRYIYNFSEEDYKTYAPELLITVGQNVVSKKIKQFLRKARPKNHWHIDEVWQPDTFFSLTEKIETSAENFFSKLLNFAKLEPQPFYNLWDVLRDKKDLKHQEYCLLTNFSDFKFFESLSSKLPENINLHFSNSSAIRYAQLFDFNKNKVYCNRGTSGIDGSTSTAMGFAMRNKNQTVLVTGDLSFFYDINGLWNNYIPPYTRIIIFNNGGGDIFKIIPGPSSTNALDEFILTKHHKNAELLAKHFGFGYTKVDEEDTLLRVLENFFKPDLKAKILEVDTSAVENAEVLKGYFEFLK; from the coding sequence ATGAAGCAATTTTCTTCCAAGCGAAGCATCCAGATTTTAGCACATCTTCTAAAAGAGTACGGAATTTTCAACTTTGTAATCTCTCCAGGTTCAAGAAACGCACCTTTAGCAATTCATTTTTCGGAAACAGATGAATTCAATTGTTACAGCATTGTGGATGAAAGAAGTGCGGGTTTCGTAGCTTTGGGAATGGCGAAAAGCGAGAAAAAACCTGTAGCAATAACTTGTACAAGCGGTTCTGCGGCGGCAAATTATTATCCTGCAATTACAGAAGCGTTTTATCAGAACGTTCCTCTTCTGGTTTTAACAGCAGACCGACCAACCGATTTTGTTGATATTTTTGATGGACAAACCATTCGTCAAAAGGATTTGTATTCGCAGCACTCTTATGGAGACTTTCAGCTATTGGAGGATGGAAAAGAAAATGCGGATGAACAAAATTTTGATTTAATCAAGAAAGCCATCGAATTGTGCTTCGAGAAAAAAGGTCCGGTTCACATCAATATTCCTTTGGAAGAACCGCTTTATGAAATGGTTTCTGAACTTCCGACTTTTCCGCCTGTTGAAAAAACGATTCAGAAAAAATCGTTTGAAATTCCATCAAATCTTGTGGCGGAATGGAATACTTCAAAACGAATCATGATTTTGGTCGGAACTCGTGATTACAGCGAAGAACTGGAAATGCAACTCTCACAATTGGTTAAAAATCATAGCGCTGTTGTTTTGTGTGAGGCGAATTCCAATTTAAGAAATGAAAATTTTTTCTCTCATATAGACCGATATATCTATAATTTCAGCGAAGAAGACTATAAAACGTACGCTCCAGAATTGTTGATTACGGTTGGACAAAACGTGGTTTCAAAAAAAATAAAACAGTTTTTGAGAAAGGCAAGACCGAAAAATCATTGGCATATCGATGAAGTTTGGCAACCCGATACTTTCTTTTCTTTAACCGAAAAAATTGAAACTTCCGCTGAAAATTTTTTCTCTAAATTGCTGAATTTCGCGAAATTAGAACCACAACCTTTTTATAATTTGTGGGATGTTTTACGGGATAAAAAAGATTTGAAACATCAGGAATATTGCCTTTTAACCAATTTTTCGGATTTCAAATTTTTTGAATCGCTTTCTTCTAAATTGCCAGAAAATATCAATCTTCATTTCAGCAATTCGTCCGCAATTCGTTATGCGCAACTTTTCGACTTCAACAAAAACAAAGTCTATTGCAACCGAGGAACGAGCGGAATTGACGGCTCCACTTCCACTGCGATGGGATTTGCGATGCGCAATAAAAACCAAACGGTTTTGGTGACGGGAGATTTGAGTTTTTTCTACGACATCAACGGTCTTTGGAACAATTACATCCCACCTTATACCAGAATTATAATTTTCAATAATGGCGGTGGAGATATTTTTAAAATTATTCCAGGACCGAGTTCCACAAATGCTTTGGACGAATTTATTTTGACCAAACATCACAAAAACGCTGAACTTCTTGCGAAACATTTTGGCTTCGGTTACACGAAAGTTGATGAGGAAGACACGCTTTTACGTGTCCTTGAAAATTTCTTTAAACCAGATCTAAAAGCGAAAATTTTGGAAGTAGATACTTCTGCGGTGGAAAATGCGGAAGTTTTGAAAGGATACTTCGAGTTTTTGAAGTAA